The Belonocnema kinseyi isolate 2016_QV_RU_SX_M_011 chromosome 2, B_treatae_v1, whole genome shotgun sequence nucleotide sequence attttatgttaaaattattatccAATTATATGAACAATTCATTAAagattattgttcatttttatgGGAAtgcgataaaaaaatataattttgcgataaaaaaatgcgataaaaaaatctaattttatacaaattccttagatatataatatttgtttacaaaattttttcacatAGATGATGATAATTCTTTTTCAGTAAGATTTCGTTCTATAAAATTTACGTTGGTGCtttttctacaattatttattttatttttttctataaatcacTTTCCGCTTTTGACACAACGAACAATGATCGCATCCATTAcaggaaaaaatcaatttcaaacatttattagaacaaaattgctgaaaaaaattggttaaaaaaattctttaaacaaacatCTCTGGTAGTAAAATATAAGTGCTGTAGATATTTCACAATAAGTAACAAAAGTTGaccaaattagaaaaaagtagTTTTCTACCTCTCTTGACGAAAAAGTTAaaggtaaataataattaatttttcaaacaattaggaGATTCTTGAAACAGAAAtccttttttctataatttactAATTGTTTCATTAAACGTATAAATTAGTTTCAACATACTTAAAAACAATTGACTTTtcgagtaaaaataataaatagcacaaaagggaaaaacagagctcACATATGTTAATTTTGTCCGCAatggtcaattttaaatttttagagattttttgagtctagagaaggggggggggggtattcatatttaaatataataagcgAAAATTATTCCTTGGATACTGTGAAACAAATTCTAATAATCTCCCGCAAGCTAAATTTAAACCCAGAACCGTCAATCTCATTTCTCCGAAAACAAAAATTGGCCCTTGTTTTTTTCAAGGACCTGAAAAAATGAGGGAGGGGGTAAAATTTCACAGTTGTTTTTTCACCAAATGAAAGCTATTCCGGATGACCCCTGAatcaaagaattttgtttttcatctgAACAATAATTTGATTGTATATAATGCAgtgttaattaattataataaacagCTGCAGATTTCACTCTTAAATTAACGCGTGCAGTTCTACGTATTGTTGGATTATGGCCCAATTCAAAAAAGTCAAGTGGTTGGTTATCCAAGTTTCAAATATACATATCAATTAGTATGATATCAATCTGCAACGCTGTTCCACAAATTATCAAGCTGATTCTGATATGGGGTGATTTAGACCTCATGACCAAAATTCTTTCTACCACAGGCATACCTGTAATCCTGGCTCTATTCAAAATGATTAATCTCTGGACTGCCAAAGAAAgtatgtttgaaattaatttcttatttgtaaattattttgaaatacctagtaTTTTATgttgttcatatatttatttttctattcctgaataaatattgttaaattaaattttcatttattgttaaacgattaatttttccATTCGCATCTTaatcagaaattattttgttctttgttTTATATCTATATATCAGTTATTcgatttaattattcatatttcatacaGAGCTTGAGCCTTTAATCGCTTGCATCGAACAAGATTGGACGAATTATAAAACAGAAAATGAACGACAGTTGATGGTACATTGGGCTAAAAAGTGTCGAAAGGTTTCACTGTTTTATGTGTTCTTATCACAGAGTTCTATCGGCTTTTTCACTATCCATCAACTTTCTTTAGCAATAATAGAAGGCAGGAATGACTTAACTAATATAACGAGAATAACATATTTGGAAGGGTACTTTCCATACGACATCAACAAAAGTCCCAATTTTCAACTTTGGTGGTTATTGCAGTGTATAAGTCTTCAATTGGGAAATGTCACTTTTGTTGGTATTGATAGCCTTTTTGCCATCCTCGTCTTGCATATTTGTGGCCAATTCAGAGTTTTACGTCAACGTGTATTAGAATGTGTTGAGGAAACTGATGGTGAATTTCACAAAAGGAAATTGCATGAGAAAGTATCTCTCATTATTCGAAGACATGCGCATCTTAACAAGTAATTTATTAAATGTATGGCAGATTGATGCCCGAAAAGATAGAaacgtaatttataaatttataaaaaactaaaggTGTTATTATGCtagttttttctgttttataCCGCACACATTTTCGCTAAActcataaattttgataaaaaatctttataaacgtTCTTCTTCGATAAAATTTCATATGACTtctatataaatttgtttttatcaatatttaataatttcctcTAGTGATGCACAATGATAAAAATAACAAGATATACCTGTAACGCTCTTTCTTTTTAAACTCAATTCTCCTCTCAATTGATATCGTGAAAATGTGATAGATCGggtattttactttgaaataataatatcaatttaatCATATCAATGAGAAGTTAAACTTCGTTGAATTAGAAGCATTTTACTGTAACACTTTGCAATTTAACTATCAGTAATTAAAATACATTCTTGACACCATGAACGagcttttaattattataattcgtaaagGAATGTATCATAacacaaaattacttttaaaattatcaaattataagtttcaactaaatatctttaaaaaaactattttaagtaaataacagAGGTGCCCCTGGTAAAAATATTTCGTCTTGACTTCGACTTGGCTCGTcctgagttcgtctccaagacggCTATGTCTCGCTGGCACGGCGGCCAGGGGCGAGACTTAATAGTTGAAAACATTAGTCTTGAGTTTTATACTAAGAATTGCGACGGGTTTTGAAGACAAGTCGGGGTGGACTAGTCATGAGACGAGAAGTtttattataaatcttgaaacCAGTCGAGGTGAACTTGTCTTTAGACGAGAAGATCAAATCCTGAGAAGTAAACAGAATGTTTTCTAACGAAAGTTATATTAccaatttaatgtttcaaaatttttccaggGTCAAAAAACAAGAGTTTCcctttgcaaattttattttccatcatATTCCGACCTCTACGAACTCGGTGCACACAAATTGCAATAGAGGTATGAGTTTTACCTGCTAGCCAGGCGGCCCTCGTCCTTCGTTTCCTAAATTGCGCCAGCTACCATAATATAATACCTATCCGACTAATGGAGTGCTCCTCCTACTTTTTCCtggataatattgaaataaatttacccTGTCCTTTTTAagtcatgataaataaaatacgtTACTAGATTTTCTTACTTTTTCAATCAGTAATATTTAATATCTTAATTGATTTCCAAATTATCTCAAAAGATGTAACTAtaagtattatttcaaaataataaaataatcattaataaacaatatattaaataatagttaattattAATTCGACAAATTAATTgctgaaagttgaatttcttttttcaagttcTTTACATAAGGTTTTCAAGCGAAAGAAGTTGCGAACAGTTTTCATCGAATTTACcagtatttgaaatttgaaagtaaataataaatttatgtcacttaatttaaaacaatttaaattaatattttgaacaaattaatgagCTGGTAATTAGTTAAATACTGCAAAacataaaaatccttaaatgagttttttcattgaaataatcaaattacattaaactctcgctttcattcaCCCCGTTTTCAGCCTTTGGGTCTTTCAGTTGCTCagaggagcagggcgagagcggttgcgacattNNNNNNNNNNNNNNNNNNNNNNNNNNNNNNNNNNNNNNNNNNNNNNNNNNNNNNNNNNNNNNNNNNNNNNNNNNNNNNNNNNNNNNNNNNNNNNNNNNNNCAACCCCCGACAATTGACTGAAAGCCAGAGTTTGGTGCATCATTACTTtatatctttaataaataaatttggatttttgtgattttttaagatttcaagaaaatgaaagcaATTCTTTAGGGTTCCAGGacagttttttacattctttattttgaaaaatgaactaaatttctaaaataagtagaattttttaaaataaaatttttcaattggctaagattgaaaaatcgaaaaaaatcgagtaagttctAGTAAAAGCTTTTAAGAGATggacaaagaattttaaacgctgaaagagtttaaaaaatgcagattttagttgaatatttcaaaccaaaactttaaaagaattccaaaggtTTCCAgtgaataaacacattttttaattgtttttttttaatcaggggtGCATATTAAATATGAGTTATCATCTACAGAACTTTACTCAAAATGTTAACGCTCGAGTTAAACAGTTTCATCAATTGGcaccaaattaatttataagaataatgtttttatattgatattataCATATCTTTGTatcattatattaataattatataattaattatattatttatattattattattcgtttccaaataatcaaaaggatgtaattataagtattatttcaaattaattgaatatgcggaaagttttatcaaattaaactctttagacggtgtatttacaaaattgcaatggatttaaaggactttaaagaagataattttcttaaGTTCTCCTTTTCTGTATTATTAATCCTCAATAAATATGACGTAATTGTTAACCAACTCCTTACACATAAGTCTCGCTTTGTCCTTTATATCCGTTTCGTGATAACTCTAAAATAGGCAGGTCGCGTATCCAGAGAATGGGGAAAAAGCCAAACAGAACattgtaaagtttaaatatttggcctTTCTTAATATTGTATTTCCTTACGCAGATAATAGGAAATCAGGAaatgtacttaaagataagtaattcatatcaatttattataattttgtgataaaaaagaaatttttaacctaaaaactacaaaacaacgctgagattttgaaggGAAGTGCCGTTACTcccttttattataaattcaaagattttggcATAATATAAACGAAACAAAAcaagaaatgtatacatatcccagtgggcacacaagtgcTAAACTTGTTCTATATACGTctcaaggacgtcctgaggaccttttaaagacatgaaaatatccaaaggatgtcttaaagacgtcaaatcatatgacatagagatacattctaaggacgtctttagaaCGTCCTGGTGCCCACTGGGATAAGTCTTTGCTGTTGTACCCAGAGACTGGTGActttctcagcataaaaacaaaaacataaacccCAGATGACTCTCTCGGTTTCAANNNNNNNNNNACtaccttattaactgaagtttggtgggacggacgttataactacaatctccaccatatgacgaattactacttaactttgacatgatttctactcagaaaataaacttatagcatgAAGGTGGTAGATGGGCGTATAATCTAATCAATGAATAATAATCTAAACTTTAAAATGTCCTTGGAAAGAACTGGAACTTTATTTGACAAATGGCATGCACACAGAAAATCTAAAGATCATGTTTCAGGCCACGAATGGAGACTGAGTGTTTGGAATTCTAGGGgggtgtctgaaacaaagaaaaacgaatgcgaaagtagagacatagaaaacgggttgttgaaaggcggatttgaaatatggtcaggagttcTAGTGAATCACATTGTAGGCGAGGAGTAGGTCTGATTATGAATGAAAGatcgaagcagcatctcggagatcataaATTTGTATCTCTCaaactgctgtgggctagaatgaaggtaggaatcagaagattatttatcatagcatgctacgcgccagtttaTAGTGATCCCAGAGCAGTAGAAGACGCTTTTtgagacactttaaatgacacaataaatatttttgaatatgctgaaagaataattctgcaaGGAGATATGAACaaatgggtgggcatccaaaatcagaatacagaaagagtactattTAATtctggggatccaagaacaaactataacggagataaattagttggtctaagCTTAGAAAGAAgtctgttcattacaaatacttggtttaggcataaaataatcCACATGTATACCtcgtctaaaggaaatagccacagtataattgacttcgttgttgcggatgaaagactaaaagAGTGAGTCGAAGGTAGAAGGGCCATGAGGGGTTCTTAATGCagcactgatcattaccttctaatTTCCAAAATAACTTAGGTCGGagatggagaaaaaagaaaacgaagaaaacaaaacaaactcgaataaaaattgagaacctacagaaaccggatgtgcaaaTAGATTTCCACAATAAGATAATCAAAGGAATAGACAGGGCAACATGAGAGGagcttataaaaataaagttatagaGGGAGCATGGACTAAAATCCGGAATATCATTGTGAGATATGCAATCGAaatgtgtggtaccgcggttatAGAAAGAATGCCTGGTGATGCGTGATGGAATGTTGGAATTCAGGCTGTCCAAAAAGCAAAGAATGAAGCGTACAGGAGAAATTTGAACATCGCAGGCCTTatcaatgaggaaagaaatagacgaaTAAATAATTGCAGACACAAAAAGATCATACTCAAACGATTGATTAAGGAGAGTAAAGATAAAATAAGAGCAGAAGAAGAGAGGAAAATagaaaacgactttgaaggaatcaagaaactactttataaaaaaacgaagggaaataaaagtacagaatttttcaacatgCGAAATaataatggggaaatgctatatgatgcagacgggatactagacacTGTCAGAcgctattttaggagacaattcgaagATAAAGCTgcaggacaccacaactgcgatgtagaacacgatacgttagaaaactcaattgagaaagtctttgtcactgaggttagggatataattaagaacttgaaaaacggtaaggctgcagGGATAGACCATATTAACGCTAAATtacttaaacacggtggcgagtacataccgcATAGTCTGtgcaatttcataaatttatgtttcgagatgagaGATGTCCCAGACGATTAGAAAAAATCGGTTatcttacaaatatttgaaagaaaggGAGATGAAGGCGACtgtaataattacagagggatcagcttattaagaaccgtaagtaaaatataaccTAAAACACTTatttgtagggtaatgaaaataacaacaacaaaaaagatttggaaagtccaaagtgggtttatgccaccttgagaaaaaagttttaggactttatttttaaaatcaaaaatataagtcGGTGGGGAGTACTTTAAAGGGGAAaatatcgattatgatgaataaacttgtattttttaattaaaaataaagtcctaaaactgTTTGATCAAGGTGGTctacggatcaaatattcagcttaaggcaaatcacagaaaaaagtttgagagtaggtaaaaaagttttctgtttatttgttgatctaaaaaaagcttttgacaaagtagatagaagtaaactttgggaagtcctgaaagagtacggagtcaatggtTGGCTCctgcaagctataaaaacaatataaacacgtagcaaagcgagtgtaagggtaaatagGAAATTGAGTGAATGTTTCGATATTATccaaggagttagacaagaatGCGTTAAATCTTCATGGTTATTAAtgttattcatggacaagtgtttaagaatggctcttttcgattAAGAAGGTGTGCATTTCGAAACAGGAAGGGTACGTGGGCTagagttcgcagatgataaggttgtaatggcagagtcaatcgaagacttgcaaagaattttgaataaactgaatacaagcatgaagagcatgggactcaaaattaacgcaaatataaacaaaaactatggtgttcgaaaggaagagtgagaaaacacaatgcaatatcatattaaatgatgaaagaattaaataagttaataagttcgtatacattggtagcttatttactagggacgggaagataagtGGGGATTTAggtagacgcataaacgaaggtaagaaggttattcgACAGGTTATTCTTAACGCAATTGGcttgagattcttgcgcataatatgcgagaaaactctgatggacaaagtgagtaacaagataattcttagtgaatgtggtgcagaagagacgctcataaacacatgggaaagaaattggttaagatagttcgggcatgttgagagaatgctaaaTAAATGACGAAGGAAATAAGTGTATCAGGGTAAAGTTAATGGCAGCGAGCACAGAGgcagaccacggaaagaatggttataGAATGTGATAATGAGACcccagttagaagagacataagaaaccacagaaacacgagagcctgcatgaaaaaaatgcatggacgtaaaagaagctagtgaagtatgccaggacagaaacaAAAGATCTcggacactaatggacccaagtggcggacctcacataacgactttgtgaggatcttcacttggggtgattgctagagagattaatcagcaacctgggtcggagcagtgttgtggaacgagcTTGTTACTTAAATAAATGATACGAGAATTCGggttcaatctaaaaattctctgTCCCTTACTTACATTAATCCCTTTCCCaccgagtgagttacgcctaACCCGGATGGGAAATAgcttaatgatgtaataataataattattaatcagtataTTCCATAATAGTGATTCAATTTATTAGTCCAATtagtcattaaaattaaaatttctgtttaataagttttaataaataagctTTTTGTGTGAATAACTATGATTCACTGCGATTTGCTCAATAGTTGGTTtcttatatatttcaataaaatagtttggtAATGCACTTAAATttgtagtttcatttttttattccagtaaaataaaaatgaatgacaCCTTTTTTGTATTTACTTAACATTCTTTACAATTAGtggattatttttcttattgacaAAATCTGTCTCGTTATTTTAGAATTATCAGAGACCGtactctgaatatttttttaacatttgaaacacAAGAAGtcaaaatggtatttttacaataagtgaaaaacaatgatttaaaataatttcgttgtattatttacattcaaataatagttttgaaaaacataACTTACCACAGACggttcatttttgcaaattcggtTAAAATTTAAAGCTTCTAT carries:
- the LOC117182947 gene encoding odorant receptor 4-like encodes the protein MISICNAVPQIIKLILIWGDLDLMTKILSTTGIPVILALFKMINLWTAKEKLEPLIACIEQDWTNYKTENERQLMVHWAKKCRKVSLFYVFLSQSSIGFFTIHQLSLAIIEGRNDLTNITRITYLEGYFPYDINKSPNFQLWWLLQCISLQLGNVTFVGIDSLFAILVLHICGQFRVLRQRVLECVEETDGEFHKRKLHEKVSLIIRRHAHLNNCITVIEDTFNLTFLVQIIGYTTLFCVQGYVLILAMTEDHVGSSALELAFMIIYIQYMVLNFYLCCYIGETFRKESTRISFAAYSCKWYNLRPKEAKFILFLVHRARRTVDITAGKFFVFTLELFTTIMKTSLGYLSMLLAAKRGNMN